From Pseudomonas fluorescens:
AGGCCATTAACGCCGCGCACCAGATCGCCCCAGGCAAGCCGGTGGAAATCGAAGTGGAAAGCCTGGACGAATTGCGCGAAGCCCTGGCGGCGGGCGCCGACATCATCATGCTCGATGAACTGAGCCTGGATGACATGCGCGAAGCCGTGCGCCTGAATGGCGGCAAGGCCAAGCTGGAAGCCAGCGGCGGGATCAATGAAAACACCCTGCTGCCCATCGCAGAAACCGGAGTGGATTACATCTCCATCGGCGCGATGACCAAGGATGTGAAGGCGGTGGATTTGTCGATGCGCCTCAGTATTTGAGCACCTTAACTGTAGGAGCGAGCTTGTTCGCGAAAAACCTGAGAACGCCGCAGGGTACCAGGCAGCCCGCGTCATCGTTAGCGATTTTCGCGAGCAAGCTCGCTCCTACACAAGCAAGCGCTTAAACCACCAGGTCATTCATCTCGCAGTACTCTTCCCACTCGACACCCAGCACCTCGGCCGCTTCCTTGTGCAGGGCCAGCCGTGCCGCTTCGAACTCTTCCGGTGTCGAGGTGTACTTGAGGGTCAGCTCCCAAGGCTGCAAGCCCTGGCTCTCGGCCTCGTCCTCGAATGCCCACTGGATCTGGTCACGCTGATCTTCAGCGCTCAGGTCCTTGATCTCTTCTTTAAGCTGCGGCGATTCCCCGATGTACTTGTCGAGGGCTGCTTGGTGCCGAACTTCCTGGGTCATCTCAGTCGTGGTCATGTTGTTCTCTTAGATCGAGGAATGGGGATGCATCTGGGTCATCAAGGTTGCGCAGATACAAAAGAACAGGCACGAATGCCGGCTCGTCTGGCCTTCAGAACCATTCTGGGATCATCTGAAAACGTTGCCTTTGAAACACTGTTGCCTTTGTGCCCGAGACAGGAATCGAACCTGCGACCTTCGCGTTACGAGTGCGCTGCTCTACCGGCTGAGCTACACGGGCGGTGGGCTAAAGCTAGCACCGCATCGGGCGTCCGGCAACTTACGGCGGTGAGAGGGCAATCACGCCCTGAGCCCAGAAGCGCGGTTGCAGGTACCCGCCACGGGTATCCAGATAGCGCTGCTGCGCTTGCTGGAGATGCGGCAGGTCACGCACGGCCACCCACACCAGCAGACCAACGGCCAACACACTCGCCACGTTCCAGGCGCCCCAGGCCAGGGGCAATGCGGGCGTTGCCGGGGTGCGCCAGGCATGCAACGCCATCAGCCAGCCCACCACCAGCGCCAACCACACCTGCGAGTTAGGCATCACGATCACACCATCCACCATGGACTGCGTCAGCGCGCCGATCAGCGACGCAAACAGGCAGGTGCGCAGCAGGTCGGCACACGTTGCAAATTGCGCCCGTTCACGGAGTACGCCAACGGTGGCCCAACTCGCCCGCCACGCCAGAATTGCCACGCATAGGGCCGATGGCACGCCCCATTCACTGACCCATTGCAGGATCGCCTGATGGGGGTGGGCAGCAATGTTGTTGGCAATATCGGCGAAATGCATCGGCCCAAAACCCAACCATGGATGCTCGACCAGCATGTGCCACGCTTGCCACCAGATCGGGCCGCGCCCCGACAGAGAGGTGGTCAGGCGATCGGCTGCCGCCTGGGAAACTTCGATGCCCAGGTACCCCACCAGCACCGTGAACAAGAGCCAATACAGCAATAGCCCACCGCACAGTGCCACCCACTGCCAGGCCAGCCAGCGCCGCCCCCAAGGCCCCAGCACTGCCAGCACCCCACTTGCCATCGCCATGCCAAGCCACGTGCCACGTGTGCCGCCGCTGATTGCGATCAACCACCAGACACACAACAACGCCAACACCGCACTTCGTACGGGACGGCTGACGCCGGGCAGCAGCAGGGGAAGGGCCAGCAACGGCAGAGTGAAGGTCTGGAATTGACCGTAGAAACGCTTATTGGCAAAACCTGACAGGAGCAGGTCAGGGTCCAGTAACCGTTGACCACTGGTAATAGCCAGCAGGCCAGCATGCAGATACTGGATCGATTTGATCAGGCACAACAGCACCACGACCAGCACCAGGACGCGGTCCAAAGGCTCACCGCCGTGGCGCCGAAGCAAGGCAAATGCAAGCGCAATCGCCCCACAGACGATAAACAGCGCCACCTCGGTGAATGCCCAGAGTGGCTGGTGGGCCAGGGCCGAAGACAGCAGGCCCAGCCCGATAATCAGCACCAGGCCGATGGCGGTGGGCCGATCCACCAGCCGCTCAATCGGAGAAACCGACAGCCCATACAGCACCGCACACAATCCCAGGGCAATCTGCACCCCTCGTTGCAGGTCGTGCCCACTGAAGGGGGCACAGATACCCAGCACCAACAGGCACACCGCTGCCACCAGGAAAACATTGCCGCGCTGCTGCAGGGATAACGACATTGGCCACCTTTACATCCATGTGCGGGGCTTGACGTTAAGCGCCGCTGGCATCACAACCCTTGGCGGCGTATTTCGCCTCAGCGGTGGTCACGCACTTCCAGCCGGCGGTGGCGCTGCGCGTCAGGGTGATGGTCTTGCCCAGCACCGGCGCCGGGGCATCGAGTATTTCGCAACTGATGGAACCGTTACCGGTGGCGACATCCCCGGCCACGTCGATCTTGCAGTTGGCGGTCGGGCTGGTGCCGCCGACCAGTTCCAGCTTCGGCTCGGTGCCTTGGTTGAAAACATCCTCGTAGCCGGCTTTCAACGCGGTGATCTCAGCCAGCCCCGCGGTGAACTTGGCCTTGGCCTGGTGCGTGGTGTACATGGGCAAGCCGATGGTGGCCAAAATGCCGATGATTGCCACGACGATCAACAACTCGATCAAGGTAAAGCCTTTCTGACGCATCACATTCACTCTCCAGAATAGAACCCATGACAAGGCGCGTCCTGCACCCCGTATTTCACAGCCGCGCCAGTGTACTCACCCGCGAGCGGCCCATCGCGCACAAGACGCACATTCTGACATTTTATCGTGCAACACCAGGCCGCCCGAATTTGTCACCTGACTAAGCTATAAAACTTCGACGAACTGGGTGCGGAAATGGACATGGACAACGCTTCAAGGACCTACGCGTGGGAAGGCACCAACCGCCAGGGGCACAGGGTGTCCGGGCACACCACGGGCCACAACCTCGCCCTGATCAAGGCCAAGCTGCGCCAGCAAGGGATCCGCCCCAGCCGTGTGCGCAGGCAATTCCCCGGCCTGGCCTGCCTCGCCGCGCCGATCAAACCCACTGACATCGCCCTGCTCACCCGCCAGTTGGCGACCTTGCTGAAAGCCGGCATTCCTCTGCTGCAAGCCTTCGATATCATCAGCGACGGCTTCGAGAGCCGGTCGATGCAGGAACTGCTCAAGGGGTTGAAGCAGGACATCGCCGCCGGCACCGCACTGGCGACCGCGCTGCGCAAACAGCCACGCTATTTCGATGACCTGTACTGCAACCTGATTGCCGCCGGCGAACAGGCCGGGGCATTGGAAACGCTGCTGGAACGCATTGCCACTCACCTGGAAAAGAGTGAGCAGCTAAAGGCGCGAATCAAGAAAGCCATGACCTACCCGATCGCCGTCCTGGTGGTGGCGAGCCTGGTCAGCAGCATCCTGCTGATCCACGTGGTGCCGCAGTTTCAGAACCTGTTCGCCGGAGTCGACGGCCAGTTGCCCGGTTTTACCCTGCACGTCATCGGCCTGTCCACGTTCATGCAGCAAGCCTGGTGGGCTCTGGCGCTTGGCCTCGGGGCCGGTTTTTTCGCGCTGCGCCACGCCTATCGCGTAGCCCCTGGCTTTCGTCAGGGGCTGGATACGGGTTTGTTGAAAGCCCCCTTGGCAGGCACACTGCTGAAGAAATCGGCCGTGGCACGCTATGCCCGCACGCTTTCCACCACGTTCGCGGCTGGGGTGCCGCTGGTACAGGCATTGGATTCAGTGGCAGGTGCCGTCGGCAACGGGCCGTACAAGCAGGCGATCAAACATATGCGTCATGAGGTATCCACAGGCATGCAGTTGAACCAATCCATGGCCGCCAGCGGTCTCTTTCCAGGCATGGCAATTCAGATGACGGCCATCGGCGAGGAGTCGGGCACACTCGAGCGCATGCTGGAAAAAGTCGCGAACCACTATGAATCGGAAGTCGACAACTTGGTCGACAACCTCACCAGCCTGATGGAGCCGCTGATAATGGTGGTGCTGGGGGGCATTGTCGGGGCGCTGGTAATTGCGATGTACCTGCCGGTCTTCCAACTCGGTACAGCGTTTTGAACCTGCTGCTGACTGAGCAGCCATGGGCGTTTGTCGCAGTGGCCCTGGTACTGGGGCTGATCATCGGTAGCTTCCTCAATGTACTGGTATGGCGCCTGCCGAAAATGCTTGAGCGGGAATGGCGCGCACAAGCCCTTGAAGTGCTCGGCATGCCCGCCGACCCCGCCGGGCCCACCTACAACCTGATGCACCCCAACTCCTGCTGCCCGCACTGCAATCACCCGATTCGCCCGTGGGAGAATATCCCGCTGCTCAGCTACCTCATGCTCCGGGGGCGTTGCGCCCATTGTCAGCAGCCGATCAGTGCACGCTACCCCATCACTGAACTGGCCTGCGGGCTGATCTCGGCCATGGTGGCCTGGCATTTTGGCTTTGGCTGGCAAGCCGG
This genomic window contains:
- a CDS encoding type II secretion system F family protein, translated to MDNASRTYAWEGTNRQGHRVSGHTTGHNLALIKAKLRQQGIRPSRVRRQFPGLACLAAPIKPTDIALLTRQLATLLKAGIPLLQAFDIISDGFESRSMQELLKGLKQDIAAGTALATALRKQPRYFDDLYCNLIAAGEQAGALETLLERIATHLEKSEQLKARIKKAMTYPIAVLVVASLVSSILLIHVVPQFQNLFAGVDGQLPGFTLHVIGLSTFMQQAWWALALGLGAGFFALRHAYRVAPGFRQGLDTGLLKAPLAGTLLKKSAVARYARTLSTTFAAGVPLVQALDSVAGAVGNGPYKQAIKHMRHEVSTGMQLNQSMAASGLFPGMAIQMTAIGEESGTLERMLEKVANHYESEVDNLVDNLTSLMEPLIMVVLGGIVGALVIAMYLPVFQLGTAF
- a CDS encoding pilin, with product MRQKGFTLIELLIVVAIIGILATIGLPMYTTHQAKAKFTAGLAEITALKAGYEDVFNQGTEPKLELVGGTSPTANCKIDVAGDVATGNGSISCEILDAPAPVLGKTITLTRSATAGWKCVTTAEAKYAAKGCDASGA
- a CDS encoding DUF6388 family protein, yielding MTTTEMTQEVRHQAALDKYIGESPQLKEEIKDLSAEDQRDQIQWAFEDEAESQGLQPWELTLKYTSTPEEFEAARLALHKEAAEVLGVEWEEYCEMNDLVV
- a CDS encoding O-antigen ligase family protein, coding for MSLSLQQRGNVFLVAAVCLLVLGICAPFSGHDLQRGVQIALGLCAVLYGLSVSPIERLVDRPTAIGLVLIIGLGLLSSALAHQPLWAFTEVALFIVCGAIALAFALLRRHGGEPLDRVLVLVVVLLCLIKSIQYLHAGLLAITSGQRLLDPDLLLSGFANKRFYGQFQTFTLPLLALPLLLPGVSRPVRSAVLALLCVWWLIAISGGTRGTWLGMAMASGVLAVLGPWGRRWLAWQWVALCGGLLLYWLLFTVLVGYLGIEVSQAAADRLTTSLSGRGPIWWQAWHMLVEHPWLGFGPMHFADIANNIAAHPHQAILQWVSEWGVPSALCVAILAWRASWATVGVLRERAQFATCADLLRTCLFASLIGALTQSMVDGVIVMPNSQVWLALVVGWLMALHAWRTPATPALPLAWGAWNVASVLAVGLLVWVAVRDLPHLQQAQQRYLDTRGGYLQPRFWAQGVIALSPP